From one Pseudomonas sp. B21-048 genomic stretch:
- a CDS encoding DNA cytosine methyltransferase codes for MQQPTIGSLFAGIGGFDVGFENAGYRSAWQVELNPVNRAVLADRFPHARQFEDVRQCGAHNLSPVDVITAGFPCQDISVAGARESNRDSRGLRGERSGLFWEIIRILKETQPRWVVLENVVNLLAVNDSQDFETVIRALADCGYVGFWRVLNAQYFGVPQQRRRVFLVAGYRRMPPFEFLADAAPVDAIPPASRSIRWPRPADAWAANTLLANKAGSQIAMGCTTFVAHANGWDQMAERQRASEDDGFCLGLDAANLAEAFAAGNAVVTQVAEWIGRKLISTR; via the coding sequence ATGCAGCAGCCCACCATTGGAAGCCTGTTCGCAGGCATAGGAGGTTTTGATGTCGGATTTGAAAACGCCGGTTACCGCAGCGCCTGGCAAGTTGAACTCAACCCGGTCAACCGGGCTGTGCTTGCCGATCGATTTCCCCATGCACGCCAATTTGAAGACGTGCGCCAATGCGGCGCCCACAACCTGTCCCCCGTCGATGTCATCACCGCCGGCTTCCCCTGCCAGGACATCAGCGTTGCCGGTGCCCGGGAAAGCAATCGAGACAGCCGCGGACTACGCGGTGAACGCAGCGGCCTGTTCTGGGAAATCATACGAATACTCAAAGAAACTCAACCTCGCTGGGTGGTCCTTGAAAACGTCGTTAACCTGCTCGCTGTCAACGATAGCCAAGACTTTGAAACAGTCATCAGGGCCCTTGCGGACTGCGGGTATGTGGGATTTTGGCGAGTGCTTAATGCTCAATATTTCGGAGTCCCCCAGCAACGTCGTCGAGTATTCCTGGTCGCAGGTTATCGACGAATGCCCCCCTTCGAGTTCCTGGCTGACGCCGCACCAGTGGACGCAATACCTCCAGCGTCTCGCTCGATCCGATGGCCACGCCCCGCGGATGCCTGGGCTGCCAATACTCTATTGGCAAACAAAGCCGGCTCCCAAATCGCTATGGGCTGTACCACTTTCGTCGCTCACGCGAACGGATGGGATCAGATGGCTGAGCGGCAGCGAGCGTCTGAGGATGATGGGTTTTGCCTCGGACTGGATGCGGCCAACCTTGCGGAGGCTTTTGCTGCCGGAAATGCCGTCGTTACGCAGGTGGCGGAATGGATTGGTCGCAAATTGATCAGCACCAGATGA
- a CDS encoding phage major tail tube protein, translating to MALPRKLKNLNLFNDANSYVGVVKSVTLPPLGRKMEAYRGGGMNGPVKADLGFSDDGIQFEWKTGGLDLISLRQFGAVNASGVALRFAGSFQQDDTGDVSAVEVVLRGRHETLEMGDHQPGEDTEHSVTTTCSYYKLIVDNEDIIEIDLLNFIEKVNGVDLLEKQRAAIGL from the coding sequence ATGGCCCTGCCGCGCAAATTGAAAAACCTCAACCTGTTCAACGATGCCAACAGCTACGTTGGCGTCGTGAAGTCGGTCACCTTGCCGCCCCTGGGACGCAAGATGGAAGCCTATCGCGGCGGCGGCATGAATGGCCCGGTCAAGGCTGACCTGGGCTTCTCCGACGACGGCATCCAGTTCGAATGGAAAACCGGCGGCCTCGATCTGATTTCCCTGCGCCAGTTCGGCGCCGTCAATGCGTCGGGCGTTGCACTGCGGTTCGCGGGCTCTTTCCAGCAGGACGACACCGGTGATGTCAGCGCCGTGGAAGTGGTCCTGCGCGGTCGCCACGAAACCCTAGAAATGGGTGACCACCAGCCCGGCGAAGACACCGAGCACAGCGTCACCACCACCTGCTCTTACTACAAGCTGATCGTCGACAACGAAGACATCATCGAGATCGACTTGCTCAACTTCATCGAGAAGGTCAACGGCGTGGACCTGCTTGAAAAGCAGCGCGCCGCCATTGGCCTCTAA
- a CDS encoding phage tail protein, with amino-acid sequence MMLALGMFVFSLSTAAYQELQRQTNWRHASNSRIGAAPARQFVGRGEDAITLPGVILPELTGSALSLDALRLMANTGKAWPMVEGSGRIYGLWVIENLSETKTIFFRDGTPRRIEFTLNLKRIDDDRIDLIGAGTRAGVSIMRSLL; translated from the coding sequence ATGATGCTTGCCTTGGGCATGTTCGTCTTCAGCCTTTCCACCGCCGCCTACCAGGAGCTGCAACGCCAGACCAATTGGCGCCACGCCAGCAACAGTCGCATCGGCGCGGCACCCGCTCGGCAGTTTGTCGGCCGTGGTGAAGACGCCATCACCCTGCCCGGTGTCATCCTGCCGGAACTGACGGGCAGCGCCCTCAGCCTCGACGCCCTGCGCCTGATGGCCAACACCGGCAAGGCCTGGCCCATGGTCGAGGGCAGCGGCCGCATCTACGGCTTGTGGGTCATCGAGAACCTGAGTGAAACCAAAACGATCTTCTTTCGCGACGGCACACCGCGGCGCATCGAATTCACCCTCAACCTCAAGCGCATTGATGACGACCGAATCGACCTGATCGGCGCCGGCACTCGCGCAGGCGTTAGCATCATGAGGTCGTTGCTGTGA
- a CDS encoding phage tail tape measure protein, producing the protein MANDLKLRVLLSAIDRATRPLKAINNESIGAALALKDARDRLKALNTQQKDVSAWRAQRAAAQQTEQALNAARDKVRALSQQFAATGVPTKAMAKDFRTAVREAQKLKQQHQQQSEQLQGLRTRLQAAGISTTNLGGHERQLREQIRATNHSIAEQTHRLSALAAQQRRLAAARATFDQSKNLASGMAGKGTTALAGGGATLYAGTKLLAPGIDFDASMSKVQAISRLKKDSAELETLRKQARTLGGSTQFTAGQSADAQGFLGMAGFDPAAIKAAMPGMLDLAAAGGAELAQTADIASNILSGLGMRADQMGKLGDVLVGTFTRSNTNLQMLGETMKYAAPMAKTYGVELEVAAAMAGKLGDAGLQGSMGGTALSTIMNRLATPPKAAEKALAKLKVTTADAHGNLRNLPDILKEIYDKTKDLGTADKGGLLKAIAGAEAVKGMAQLVEQAGTGDLQKLIASLRQSQGEASQTASVMADNLKGDLTTLSSALQDLGIELQAQQDGPLRGLIQSITEIIRGVKTWASENPNLAAGLVKTVAIIAALAIAVGGLLITVASVLLPFVALRFMFAQLGIRLPGLISLLWNLGKSVLPFVGKALLMVGRALMLNPIGLAITAIAGGAYLIYKNWDVVKSYFTNAWREIKAGFSDGIGGILKVLINFSPIGLIYQAFASVMKYLGIDLPSRFTEFGGMIIDGLVKGLKSGFGKLKNVMGEISDSTIGWFKEKLGIQSPSRVFAELGGFTMVGLTQGLEGGKTGPLGVMTDMSKQLTTAGSMALGIASWPGLTVDSRAPISNASSVVYDSHDTYEIHLPATPGMDAQTIARAVRAELARLESEKGARQRSRLSDLE; encoded by the coding sequence ATGGCGAATGATCTAAAACTTCGGGTGCTGCTCAGCGCCATCGACAGGGCCACGCGGCCGCTGAAGGCGATCAACAATGAGAGCATCGGTGCCGCCCTCGCCCTGAAGGACGCCCGCGACCGGCTCAAGGCACTCAACACCCAACAGAAGGATGTCAGCGCCTGGCGTGCCCAGCGCGCGGCAGCCCAGCAGACCGAGCAAGCCCTGAACGCCGCCCGGGACAAGGTCAGGGCACTCAGTCAGCAGTTCGCGGCCACCGGCGTGCCCACCAAGGCAATGGCCAAAGACTTTCGCACCGCCGTGCGTGAAGCGCAGAAACTCAAACAGCAGCATCAGCAACAGAGCGAACAGCTCCAAGGCCTGCGCACCCGTTTGCAGGCCGCCGGGATCAGCACCACAAACCTCGGCGGCCATGAGCGCCAGTTGCGCGAGCAGATCCGCGCAACCAACCACAGCATCGCCGAACAGACCCATCGACTGTCGGCGTTGGCCGCTCAACAAAGACGCTTGGCAGCGGCACGCGCGACCTTTGATCAATCTAAAAACCTCGCCAGCGGCATGGCCGGCAAAGGAACCACCGCCCTAGCAGGCGGCGGCGCAACGCTGTACGCGGGCACCAAGCTGCTCGCGCCGGGCATCGATTTCGACGCCAGCATGAGCAAAGTGCAGGCTATCTCCCGACTTAAGAAAGACTCAGCGGAACTAGAGACGTTGCGCAAGCAAGCTCGAACACTGGGCGGTTCAACGCAATTCACCGCCGGCCAATCAGCCGATGCTCAAGGCTTCCTCGGCATGGCCGGCTTCGATCCTGCGGCAATCAAAGCCGCGATGCCGGGCATGCTCGACCTTGCAGCGGCCGGTGGCGCAGAGTTGGCACAGACTGCCGACATCGCCTCAAACATCCTCTCCGGACTCGGCATGCGTGCCGACCAAATGGGCAAACTGGGCGATGTGCTGGTGGGCACCTTTACGCGCTCCAACACCAACCTGCAGATGCTCGGCGAAACGATGAAGTACGCCGCCCCCATGGCAAAAACCTACGGCGTTGAACTGGAAGTTGCCGCCGCCATGGCCGGCAAACTGGGCGATGCCGGCTTGCAAGGCAGCATGGGCGGTACCGCGCTCAGTACCATCATGAACCGCTTGGCCACCCCACCCAAAGCCGCAGAAAAAGCCTTGGCAAAGCTAAAGGTCACCACGGCCGATGCCCACGGCAACCTGCGAAACCTGCCGGACATCCTCAAAGAGATCTACGACAAAACCAAGGACCTTGGCACTGCCGACAAAGGTGGATTACTCAAAGCCATTGCCGGCGCGGAAGCGGTCAAAGGCATGGCGCAATTGGTGGAGCAAGCTGGTACGGGAGACCTGCAAAAACTTATCGCGAGCTTGCGCCAAAGTCAGGGTGAAGCCTCGCAAACGGCCTCGGTCATGGCCGACAACCTCAAGGGCGATCTGACGACCTTGAGCAGTGCCTTGCAGGATTTGGGCATCGAGTTGCAAGCACAACAGGATGGACCGTTGCGCGGGCTGATTCAGTCGATCACCGAGATCATCCGTGGGGTAAAAACCTGGGCCAGCGAAAACCCGAACCTCGCCGCTGGCCTGGTCAAAACGGTCGCCATCATCGCCGCGCTGGCTATTGCAGTGGGTGGCTTGCTCATTACGGTGGCCAGCGTACTGCTGCCGTTTGTGGCCCTGCGTTTTATGTTCGCGCAGCTCGGTATTCGCCTGCCCGGTTTGATCAGTCTGCTGTGGAATCTCGGCAAGTCAGTGCTGCCCTTCGTGGGCAAAGCGCTGCTCATGGTGGGACGTGCGCTGATGCTCAACCCCATCGGGTTGGCGATCACGGCCATCGCCGGCGGCGCCTACCTCATCTACAAAAACTGGGATGTAGTGAAGTCCTATTTCACCAATGCCTGGCGCGAAATCAAAGCCGGGTTCAGTGACGGCATAGGCGGAATTCTAAAAGTCCTTATCAACTTCAGCCCCATAGGACTGATCTACCAGGCGTTCGCTTCGGTGATGAAGTACCTGGGCATCGACCTGCCCAGCCGCTTTACCGAGTTCGGCGGCATGATCATCGACGGCTTGGTCAAAGGATTGAAGTCGGGCTTCGGCAAGCTCAAGAACGTCATGGGCGAGATCAGCGATTCGACCATTGGCTGGTTCAAGGAGAAGCTCGGCATCCAGAGTCCGTCGCGGGTGTTTGCCGAACTGGGCGGTTTCACCATGGTCGGCCTGACTCAAGGTCTGGAAGGCGGCAAGACCGGCCCATTGGGCGTCATGACCGACATGAGCAAACAGCTCACCACGGCCGGTTCAATGGCATTGGGTATAGCGTCTTGGCCAGGTTTAACGGTCGATAGCCGTGCCCCTATCAGCAACGCCAGCAGCGTCGTCTACGACAGCCACGACACCTACGAAATTCACCTTCCTGCAACGCCGGGCATGGATGCGCAAACCATCGCTCGAGCAGTGCGCGCCGAACTGGCCCGCCTTGAAAGTGAGAAAGGCGCCCGTCAACGCAGCCGACTATCCGACCTGGAGTAA
- a CDS encoding GpE family phage tail protein encodes MADLAVVFHWAPADMDQLGLQELMEWRERARVRSVADGE; translated from the coding sequence ATGGCCGACCTGGCGGTGGTCTTTCATTGGGCGCCGGCTGATATGGATCAGTTGGGCCTGCAAGAACTGATGGAATGGCGCGAGCGCGCCAGGGTGCGGAGTGTCGCCGATGGCGAATGA
- a CDS encoding DUF3077 domain-containing protein — MTESTDAKTIGFTPCIYCSDNPLFHVSAGVPVNEALAMASDLLFLAKAFAEDAAFIRDTDRYAWAAHYLTAMGKAVIDDVVKAVTPKRAGEPKESAK; from the coding sequence ATGACCGAATCAACAGACGCAAAAACCATCGGTTTCACCCCCTGCATCTACTGTTCAGACAACCCGCTGTTCCATGTCAGCGCTGGCGTGCCCGTCAACGAAGCATTGGCAATGGCTTCTGATTTGCTGTTCCTGGCCAAGGCGTTTGCAGAAGATGCAGCTTTCATAAGAGACACCGACCGATATGCTTGGGCTGCGCACTATTTAACGGCTATGGGTAAGGCGGTGATTGATGATGTGGTGAAGGCGGTTACGCCGAAACGTGCTGGAGAGCCTAAGGAATCTGCGAAATAG
- a CDS encoding Com family DNA-binding transcriptional regulator: protein MQDIRCGHCCRKLAAASGFLELQIKCPRCRTLNHLKAESLPPACREHPEQRVHECSSPPLEACSQA, encoded by the coding sequence ATGCAAGACATACGTTGCGGCCATTGCTGCCGCAAGCTAGCCGCCGCCAGCGGCTTCCTTGAATTACAAATCAAGTGCCCGCGTTGCCGGACACTGAATCACCTGAAGGCCGAGAGCCTCCCGCCAGCGTGCCGCGAGCATCCAGAACAACGAGTTCATGAATGCAGCAGCCCACCATTGGAAGCCTGTTCGCAGGCATAG
- a CDS encoding DNA/RNA non-specific endonuclease, producing the protein MQGMPKIRSLLLVLFPLLAACTSQQSIEVDRRLPQIHPVVLSSAQRSSVELATVDNCAVGCPSGGGEVTIVRDAYTLNNNGSTKFANWVAYKITKDTPAPNRPRNWKTDPDIPAKETLNPVDYNGAYVALDLDKGHQANLASMGGIADWHPLNYLSNITPQKEGLNRGAWARLEDQERKLGKTPGIDAVYVATGPLYERTIGSLPGTNKVHTIPSGYWKVIFLGSTPADGQFAAFIMEQETPRAANFCDYQVTVADIEERSGLTLWSNLPDNVQAALKSKRGNLPRKIGCTAAVEQPTR; encoded by the coding sequence ATGCAAGGAATGCCGAAAATACGCTCGCTGTTGCTCGTCCTATTTCCACTACTGGCTGCATGTACCAGCCAGCAGTCGATTGAGGTCGACAGGAGACTCCCGCAAATACATCCCGTGGTGCTTTCTAGCGCACAACGCTCTAGCGTCGAGCTTGCTACCGTCGATAACTGCGCAGTCGGGTGCCCATCTGGCGGTGGCGAGGTAACAATCGTTCGCGATGCCTACACGCTGAATAACAACGGCTCAACGAAATTCGCCAATTGGGTCGCCTACAAAATCACCAAGGACACCCCCGCCCCCAATCGCCCGCGCAACTGGAAAACTGACCCAGATATACCTGCGAAGGAAACGCTGAACCCGGTGGACTACAACGGGGCCTATGTTGCCTTGGACCTGGACAAAGGCCATCAAGCCAACTTGGCTTCGATGGGAGGGATTGCTGATTGGCACCCCCTGAACTATCTGAGCAATATTACGCCGCAAAAAGAAGGCCTGAACCGGGGCGCGTGGGCTCGGTTGGAGGATCAGGAGCGCAAGCTGGGTAAAACGCCTGGTATCGATGCGGTCTACGTAGCGACAGGACCGTTGTACGAGAGGACGATTGGGTCTCTCCCGGGCACCAATAAAGTACACACGATCCCCAGTGGTTACTGGAAGGTGATCTTCTTGGGCAGCACGCCTGCCGACGGCCAATTTGCGGCTTTCATCATGGAGCAGGAAACGCCACGCGCGGCGAACTTCTGTGACTACCAGGTGACGGTCGCGGACATCGAGGAACGTTCGGGCCTGACGTTGTGGAGCAACCTTCCGGACAACGTTCAGGCAGCACTGAAGTCAAAGCGGGGAAATTTACCGCGAAAGATCGGCTGCACCGCAGCCGTTGAGCAGCCTACTCGATAG
- a CDS encoding phage tail assembly protein, producing the protein MQTLEIQPIAEDNTVTLDTPITRGKSTIDTLTLRKPQSGELRGVQLMELLNMDVATLIKILPRITNPGITAPEAAGMDPADLLACGSKISGFLLQKSVKTDASLVA; encoded by the coding sequence ATGCAAACCCTCGAAATTCAGCCCATCGCAGAAGACAACACCGTCACCCTCGACACACCGATCACTCGCGGCAAATCCACAATCGACACCCTCACCTTACGCAAACCGCAATCCGGCGAACTGCGCGGCGTGCAGTTAATGGAGTTGCTGAACATGGACGTGGCCACGCTGATCAAGATCCTGCCGCGCATCACCAACCCAGGCATCACCGCACCGGAAGCCGCCGGCATGGACCCCGCCGACCTGCTTGCGTGTGGCAGCAAGATTTCCGGTTTTTTGTTGCAGAAGTCGGTGAAGACGGATGCCTCCCTCGTTGCGTAG
- a CDS encoding phage late control D family protein, translating to MIDTALSRVTGFLDDTVERYRREAGYPVPAFRITVDGNDIAKLISPRLMSLELTDNRGIEADQLTITLSDHDGLLAIPPKGAVIRLWLGWSDTGLIDKGTYTVDEAEHSGAPDVLRIRARSADLRKGLKTKRERSWSNTTLGDVLGDIALGNGLTATIAGALDGLPILQLDQANESDANLISRIGEEFDAVVTIKAGCLLCLPAGGGKTASGAELPHITLTRADGDQHRYLQADRDSYDGVRAYFYDVNSAKKQEAIAGGGENLKDLRHTYSDRQSALRAARAEFNRLQRGSATLSYTLALGRPDLIPELTYTLQDVKDEIDEIIWYGGNVQHTLSADNGYTVSLELESKLPEDTVEDLAEENKGNFTGIVAHYRDKKTGKEKTVMAGDQSKPKRLRWLYATETTAKRAADREWRQMQAEET from the coding sequence GTGATCGATACCGCCCTTTCCCGCGTCACCGGTTTTCTGGATGACACCGTCGAACGCTACCGCCGCGAAGCCGGCTACCCGGTTCCGGCGTTTCGCATCACCGTCGATGGCAACGACATTGCCAAACTGATCAGCCCACGACTGATGAGCCTGGAGCTGACCGATAACCGTGGCATCGAGGCCGATCAGTTGACCATCACCCTCAGCGACCATGACGGCCTGTTGGCCATCCCGCCCAAAGGTGCGGTCATTCGGCTCTGGCTCGGCTGGAGCGACACCGGCCTGATCGACAAAGGCACCTACACCGTCGACGAAGCCGAGCACAGCGGCGCGCCCGACGTACTGAGAATCCGCGCCCGATCGGCGGATCTGCGCAAAGGCCTGAAGACCAAACGCGAACGCAGCTGGAGCAACACCACCCTCGGCGACGTGCTGGGAGACATCGCCCTGGGCAACGGCCTGACCGCGACCATTGCCGGCGCCCTTGATGGCTTGCCCATCCTGCAGCTCGACCAGGCCAACGAATCGGACGCCAACCTGATCAGCCGCATCGGCGAAGAATTCGACGCGGTAGTCACCATCAAAGCCGGTTGCCTGCTCTGCCTCCCAGCGGGCGGCGGCAAAACCGCCAGCGGCGCCGAACTGCCCCATATCACCCTCACCCGCGCCGACGGCGACCAGCACCGCTACCTGCAAGCCGACCGCGACAGCTACGACGGTGTGCGCGCCTATTTCTACGACGTGAACAGCGCCAAGAAACAGGAAGCCATCGCCGGCGGCGGCGAAAACCTCAAAGACCTGCGCCACACCTACAGCGATCGCCAGTCAGCCCTGCGCGCTGCCCGGGCCGAGTTCAACCGACTGCAACGCGGCAGCGCCACGCTCAGCTACACGCTGGCACTCGGACGACCGGACCTGATTCCCGAACTGACCTACACGCTGCAGGACGTAAAGGACGAGATCGACGAAATCATCTGGTACGGCGGGAACGTGCAGCACACCCTCAGCGCGGACAACGGCTACACCGTCAGCCTGGAACTGGAGAGCAAGCTGCCGGAGGACACCGTCGAGGATCTGGCCGAAGAGAACAAGGGCAACTTTACCGGGATCGTTGCCCACTACCGCGACAAGAAAACCGGAAAAGAAAAGACCGTGATGGCTGGGGATCAGAGCAAGCCGAAGCGGTTGCGATGGTTGTACGCCACTGAGACAACGGCGAAACGGGCAGCCGATCGGGAGTGGAGGCAGATGCAGGCAGAAGAAACATGA